The following proteins are encoded in a genomic region of Betaproteobacteria bacterium:
- the iscR gene encoding Fe-S cluster assembly transcriptional regulator IscR has protein sequence MRLTTKGRFAVTAMMDLAMREGTGPVSLASISERQKISLSYLEQLFGRLRREGLVSSVRGPGGGYRLGKGVEEISVAEIILAVDEPIDTTGCAGQENCKDDNGKCLTHDLWMSLNHKIFDYLGSVSIGQLVAKQKNAKQGVVEIKDHRLHRREGVTARV, from the coding sequence ATGAGACTTACGACCAAAGGCAGGTTTGCCGTCACCGCAATGATGGATTTGGCGATGCGAGAGGGCACGGGCCCCGTGTCCCTGGCCTCCATTTCCGAGCGCCAGAAAATATCGTTGTCTTATCTGGAGCAGCTCTTCGGGCGCCTGCGGCGAGAGGGTTTGGTGAGTAGTGTTCGGGGGCCAGGAGGGGGATACCGTCTGGGTAAGGGTGTTGAGGAAATTTCCGTGGCCGAAATTATCTTGGCCGTGGACGAACCCATCGACACCACCGGGTGCGCGGGCCAGGAGAATTGCAAGGATGACAACGGCAAGTGTCTGACCCACGATTTGTGGATGTCATTGAATCATAAGATATTCGACTACCTGGGTTCCGTCAGTATCGGGCAATTGGTGGCGAAGCAGAAGAACGCCAAGCAAGGCGTCGTCGAAATCAAGGATCACCGGCTCCACCGGCGAGAAGGTGTGACGGCTAGAGTTTAG
- a CDS encoding iron-sulfur cluster assembly accessory protein: MAIQLTERAAKQIKRSLEKRGKGLGLRLGIKKVGCSGLAYTFDYADDIGDGDQLFEAHEVKVVVDGEALKVIDGSTLDFVREGLKESFKFDNPNAKSQCGCGESFNV; encoded by the coding sequence GTGGCGATTCAACTAACTGAGCGAGCAGCGAAGCAGATCAAGCGGTCCTTGGAAAAGCGCGGTAAAGGCTTGGGGCTGCGCTTGGGTATCAAGAAGGTGGGATGCTCGGGATTGGCCTATACCTTCGACTACGCCGACGACATCGGCGATGGCGACCAGTTGTTCGAGGCCCACGAAGTGAAAGTCGTGGTGGATGGCGAGGCCTTGAAGGTGATCGACGGCTCGACCCTGGATTTCGTCAGGGAAGGACTCAAGGAATCCTTCAAGTTCGACAACCCCAACGCCAAGAGCCAATGCGGGTGCGGCGAGAGTTTCAATGTATAG